The Miscanthus floridulus cultivar M001 chromosome 17, ASM1932011v1, whole genome shotgun sequence genome has a window encoding:
- the LOC136518707 gene encoding protein NRT1/ PTR FAMILY 3.1-like, protein MATTTTADGRNGEGEQKRREKGGFKTMPFILGNDICDKFASTGFGANFITYLTVQLHMPMVEASNLLTNFGGTSSLTPILGAIAADSFAGRFWTIIVGSVFYQLGMLGVLVSALLPSLRPSPCSAPPSGPGCQRASGLQLTVLYLSLLCKSVGTGGLRPCVVMFGTDQFDHEPGAEQQQVTAEAAEAAAERKRRYFNLYFFAGGVASMLALTGVVYIQDHVGWGWGFGIPAIAMFVSIVVFLIGYPLYVRLKPGGSPFTRLAQVAAAAYKKRNVAVPEDTGMLYQDKELDVLISTNGRLLHTNQLTFLDRAAIVMPGDISASGQPDLWRLSTVHRVEELKSIVRLLPIWSAGIILATVEAHGPFTILQARSMDRHITRRFEIPAATMSIFGTMTFLVSLALYDRAFVPLARRVTGLQSGITYFQRMGIGLAIHILGVATAALVETKRRHAAADHGLLDKPTAVVPLSVFWLVPQFAVNGIAGAFSSVAHMEFLYDQSPESMRSTAAALFCLSSSIGHYLSTVLVTVVQRTTRAHGNDWLQDNINRGRIDNYYWLVTCLMVLNLGYYLICFQFYTMKPLEMADEKDDHDAECELSAVQKNGTSAGGVV, encoded by the exons ATGGCAAccacgacgacggcggatggTAGGAATGGAGAAGGAGAGCagaagaggagggagaagggaggcTTCAAGACCATGCCATTCATACTTG GGAACGACATCTGCGACAAGTTCGCCTCGACCGGCTTCGGCGCCAACTTTATCACGTACCTGACGGTgcagctgcacatgccgatggtgGAGGCGTCCAACCTCCTGACCAACTTCGGCGGCACGTCCAGCCTCACGCCTATCCTTGGCGCGATCGCCGCCGACTCCTTCGCAGGACGCTTCTGGACCATCATCGTCGGCTCCGTCTTCTACCAGCTCGGCATGCTCGGCGTCCTCGTGTCCGCGCTCCTCCCTTCGCTACGCCCCTCGCCGTGCTCGGCTCCTCCCAGCGGCCCCGGATGCCAGCGCGCCTCCGGGTTGCAGCTCACCGTGCTGTATCTCTCCCTTCTGTGCAAGTCCGTCGGCACCGGCGGGCTCCGGCCCTGCGTCGTGATGTTCGGCACCGACCAGTTCGACCATGAGCCCGGGGCGGAGCAGCAGCAGGTCACCGCCGAGGCagccgaggcggcggcggagcggaAACGGCGCTACTTCAACCTCTACTTCTTCGCCGGTGGAGTAGCGTCGATGCTGGCGCTGACGGGGGTGGTGTACATCCAGGACCacgtggggtgggggtgggggttcgGGATCCCGGCCATCGCCATGTTCGTCTCCATCGTCGTGTTCCTGATCGGGTACCCGCTGTACGTCCGGCTCAAGCCCGGGGGCAGCCCGTTCACGCGGCTCGCgcaggtcgccgccgccgcgtacAAGAAGCGCAACGTCGCCGTACCGGAGGACACGGGCATGCTGTACCAGGACAAGGAGCTCGACGTCCTCATCTCCACCAATGGCAGGCTGCTGCACACCAACCAGCTCAC GTTCTTGGACCGGGCAGCGATAGTGATGCCGGGCGACATCTCCGCTTCCGGGCAGCCGGACCTGTGGCGTCTGTCGACGGTGCACCGCGTGGAGGAGCTCAAGTCCATCGTCCGCTTGCTGCCCATCTGGTCAGCCGGGATCATACTGGCCACCGTTGAAGCGCACGGTCCCTTCACCATCTTGCAGGCGCGCAGCATGGACCGGCACATCACCCGGCGCTTCGAGATACCAGCAGCGACTATGTCCATCTTTGGGACTATGACCTTCCTCGTCAGCCTGGCGCTCTACGACCGCGCGTTCGTGCCCCTGGCACGCCGCGTCACGGGCCTGCAGTCCGGGATCACCTACTTCCAGCGCATGGGCATCGGGCTCGCCATCCACATCCTCGGCGTCGCCACGGCCGCGCTCGTAGAGACCAAGCGCCGCCACGCCGCGGCCGACCACGGGCTCCTGGACAAACCTACCGCCGTCGTCCCGCTCAGCGTGTTCTGGCTGGTGCCGCAGTTCGCCGTAAACGGCATCGCCGGCGCCTTCTCGTCAGTGGCGCACATGGAGTTCCTGTACGACCAGTCGCCCGAGAGCATGCGCAGTACTGCCGCCGCGCTCTTCTGCCTCTCCAGCTCCATCGGGCACTACCTGAGCACGGTGCTGGTCACGGTGGTGCAGCGCACCACGCGCGCCCACGGCAACGACTGGCTCCAGGACAACATCAACCGTGGCAGGATCGACAACTACTACTGGCTGGTCACCTGCCTCATGGTGCTAAATCTTGGCTACTACCTCATCTGCTTCCAATTCTACACCATGAAGCCACTGGAAATGGCAGACGAAAAGGACGATCATGACGCCGAGTGTGAGCTCTCCGCTGTCCAGAAAAATGGCACCAGTGCTGGAGGTGTGGTGTAA
- the LOC136516795 gene encoding protein NRT1/ PTR FAMILY 3.1-like has translation MMGTTTATMDRNADGEQGRRKKGGFRTMPLILASEVCDRFATAGFNANLITYLTQQLHLPMVEASNLLTNFSGTSAFTPILGAFAADSFAGRLWTIIAGSVVYQIGMIGVVVSALLPSLRPPPCKPPATPCQHASGWQLALLDLSLLCTSLGSGGIRPCVVAFGADQFEQQKQQQDSSAAEAAKAEAERKRRYFNLYFFTMGFAVLLALTVVVYIQENVGWGWGFGIPAIGMFISIVVFLVGYPLYVLLRPGGSPFTRLVQVVAAAFKKRHAAVPEDPGLLYKDKELDALISTNGRLLHTNQFTFFDRAAIVTPGDITPSGQPDPWRLATVHRVEELKSIVRLLPIWSAGIMLATAGSHNYTFTIMQARTMDRHLGPGHFQIPPATLTIFSTAAMLVTLAFYDRVFVPLARRVTGLPSGITYFQRMGIGLAISVLSVASAALVETKRRDAAARHGLLDSPAAVVPISVFWLVPQFAVHGVGDAFSSVGHMEFLYDQAPESMRSSAVALFWLAGSIGSYMGTVLVTAVQRATRGRGEWLQDNINRGRLDNYYWLVTCLVVLNFGYYLVCFYFYTMKPLEVADDDNGGGDHDKEFELSSSLQKNGGGGTGGMV, from the exons ATGATGGGGACCACAACGGCAACAATGGACAGGAATGCAGATGGAGAgcagggtaggaggaagaagggaggctTCAGGACCATGCCGCTCATACTAG CAAGCGAAGTCTGCGACCGGTTTGCCACGGCCGGCTTCAACGCCAACCTGATCACGTACCTGACGCAGCAGCTGCACCTCCCCATGGTGGAGGCGTCCAACCTCCTCACCAACTTCAGCGGCACGTCCGCCTTCACGCCCATCCTAGGCGCGTTCGCCGCCGACTCCTTCGCCGGGCGCTTGTGGACCATCATCGCGGGCTCCGTAGTCTACCAGATCGGCATGATCGGCGTCGTCGTGTCCGCGCTCCTCCCTTCGCTCCGCCCGCCCCCGTGCAAACCACCGGCCACCCCGTGCCAACACGCCTCCGGGTGGCAGCTCGCCTTGCTAGACCTGTCTCTGCTGTGCACGTCGCTGGGCTCCGGCGGGATCCGGCCGTGCGTCGTGGCGTTCGGCGCCGACCAGTTCGAGCAGCAGAAGCAGCAGCAGGACAGCAGCGCCGCCGAGGCGGCCAAGGCGGAGGCGGAGCGCAAGCGGCGCTACTTCAACCTCTacttcttcaccatggggttcgCCGTGCTGCTGGCGCTCACGGTGGTGGTGTACATCCAGGAGAACGtcgggtgggggtgggggttcgGCATCCCGGCCATCGGCATGTTCATCTCCATCGTCGTGTTCCTGGTCGGCTACCCGCTCTACGTGCTGCTCAGGCCCGGCGGCAGCCCGTTCACGCGGCTCGTGCAGGTCGTTGCCGCCGCGTTCAAGAAGCGCCACGCCGCCGTGCCCGAGGACCCCGGCTTGCTGTACAAGGACAAGGAGCTCGACGCGCTCATCTCCACCAACGGCAGGCTCCTGCACACCAACCAGTTCAC GTTCTTCGACCGGGCAGCAATAGTGACGCCGGGCGACATCACCCCGTCCGGGCAACCAGACCCGTGGCGTCTGGCGACGGTGCACCGCGTGGAGGAGCTCAAGTCCATCGTCCGCCTGCTGCCCATCTGGTCGGCGGGCATCATGCTGGCCACCGCCGGCTCGCACAACTACACCTTCACCATCATGCAGGCGCGGACCATGGACCGGCACCTGGGGCCCGGCCACTTCCAGATCCCGCCGGCGACGCTGACCATCTTCTCGACGGCCGCCATGCTCGTCACCCTGGCCTTCTACGACCGCGTCTTCGTGCCGCTGGCGCGCCGCGTCACGGGCCTGCCGTCGGGGATCACCTACTTCCAGCGCATGGGCATCGGGCTGGCCATCTCCGTGCTCAGCGTCGCGTCGGCCGCGCTCGTGGAGACCAAGCGCCGTGACGCCGCGGCGCGTCACGGGCTCCTGGACAGCCCCGCCGCCGTCGTGCCCATCAGCGTGTTCTGGCTGGTGCCGCAGTTCGCCGTCCACGGCGTCGGCGACGCCTTCTCGTCGGTGGGGCACATGGAGTTCCTGTACGACCAGGCGCCCGAGAGCATGCGTAGCAGCGCCGTCGCGCTCTTCTGGCTCGCGGGCTCCATCGGGAGCTACATGGGCACGGTGCTCGTCACGGCGGTGCAGCGCGCCACGCGCGGGCGCGGCGAGTGGCTCCAGGACAACATCAACCGGGGCAGGCTCGACAACTATTACTGGCTCGTCACCTGCCTCGTGGTGCTCAACTTCGGCTACTACCTCGTCTGCTTCTACTTCTACACCATGAAGCCGCTGGAGGTGGCAGATGATGACAATGGTGGTGGTGACCATGACAAGGAGTTTGAGCTCTCGTCGTCTCTCCAGAAAAATGGCGGTGGCGGCACTGGTGGGATGGTGTAA